A stretch of the Bacillus anthracis str. Vollum genome encodes the following:
- a CDS encoding Xaa-Pro dipeptidyl-peptidase produces MGKKKIATLSAILSLSITSGVSSTTAYADNKETNYINENDVKLNGKVSEALQSNMKIELENGMTKPIYSLDEAIIENLFVETEVDSDRDGKKDRVSVKVMRPKTDSNVKVPVIYEMSPYRAGLKDVPVYNVDEELYAYEGKPYGAVNLGSYGNYYVPRGYAVILGESIGTGKSEGCPTTGDEQEILGTKSVIDWVNGRAKAYKENGEEVKADWSTGNVGMTGVSYNGTLPNAVATTGVEGLKTIIPIAAISSWYDYYRANGAVIAPGGYQGEDTDNMAEAVLTRENPEVCGQVIKELTAGQDRKTGNYNDFWDKRNYVKDAKNVKASVFVVHGLNDWNVKTKQFAQWWEALGENNVPRKMWLHQGGHGGTSTNDWQRTQNKWFDYWLYGIENGIMNEPMVDVQRENKTWDKMKNWPDPSAVPSKVRMYLSNKAVNLPLSMGSVNKMFSFVDDAKMKSNQLVANPELEVANRLVYTMPVLQKDTRISGTPKISITGNIDRSVSNLTALLVDYGGAKPEIVTRGWMDPQNVKSIENSTAIQPGKDYTFTWDMQPDDYVFKAGHQIGVVLMASDYDYTIRPKAGTKLTVKLSEVTLPIVK; encoded by the coding sequence ATGGGGAAAAAGAAAATAGCAACATTATCAGCAATATTATCTTTATCAATTACATCAGGAGTTTCTAGCACGACTGCGTATGCAGACAATAAAGAAACAAACTACATAAATGAGAATGACGTGAAGTTAAATGGAAAAGTTTCAGAGGCGTTACAATCAAACATGAAAATTGAATTAGAAAATGGGATGACAAAACCGATTTATTCGCTTGATGAAGCAATTATTGAAAATTTATTTGTAGAAACGGAAGTAGATAGTGATCGAGATGGAAAAAAGGATCGTGTATCGGTAAAGGTTATGCGTCCAAAAACTGATTCGAATGTGAAAGTTCCTGTTATATATGAAATGAGTCCATATCGAGCTGGTTTAAAAGATGTTCCTGTATATAACGTAGATGAAGAATTGTATGCGTATGAAGGGAAACCGTATGGAGCTGTTAATCTTGGTTCGTATGGAAATTATTATGTGCCAAGAGGCTATGCAGTCATTTTAGGTGAAAGTATTGGAACTGGGAAATCAGAAGGGTGTCCGACGACTGGGGATGAGCAAGAAATATTAGGGACGAAATCTGTAATTGATTGGGTAAATGGACGTGCGAAAGCATATAAAGAAAATGGTGAGGAAGTTAAAGCCGATTGGTCAACGGGAAATGTCGGTATGACAGGAGTTTCTTATAATGGTACGTTACCAAATGCTGTTGCGACGACAGGCGTTGAAGGGCTAAAAACAATTATACCAATCGCAGCGATTAGTAGTTGGTATGATTATTATCGTGCAAACGGTGCAGTGATTGCGCCAGGTGGATACCAAGGAGAAGATACAGATAATATGGCCGAAGCAGTATTAACAAGGGAAAACCCTGAAGTTTGCGGACAAGTAATAAAAGAGCTAACAGCCGGACAGGACCGGAAAACTGGTAATTATAATGATTTTTGGGATAAACGAAATTATGTAAAAGATGCTAAAAACGTAAAAGCGAGTGTATTTGTTGTTCATGGTTTAAATGATTGGAATGTAAAGACGAAGCAGTTCGCGCAATGGTGGGAAGCACTTGGAGAGAATAATGTCCCTCGAAAAATGTGGCTACATCAAGGTGGACACGGTGGAACATCAACGAATGACTGGCAAAGAACACAAAATAAATGGTTCGATTATTGGTTATACGGAATTGAAAATGGAATTATGAATGAACCAATGGTCGATGTACAACGTGAAAATAAAACTTGGGATAAAATGAAAAATTGGCCGGATCCATCAGCTGTGCCGTCAAAAGTGCGAATGTATTTAAGTAATAAAGCCGTTAATTTACCATTGAGTATGGGTTCTGTTAATAAGATGTTTTCATTCGTAGATGATGCAAAAATGAAATCAAACCAATTAGTTGCAAACCCAGAATTAGAAGTAGCCAATCGATTAGTGTATACAATGCCTGTACTGCAAAAAGATACGCGTATAAGTGGTACACCAAAGATTTCAATTACGGGAAATATTGATCGATCTGTATCAAATTTAACCGCTTTACTTGTTGATTATGGAGGAGCGAAGCCGGAAATCGTAACGAGAGGCTGGATGGATCCACAAAACGTAAAGAGTATAGAAAATTCAACGGCGATTCAACCGGGCAAAGATTATACATTTACATGGGATATGCAGCCAGATGATTATGTATTTAAAGCTGGGCATCAAATAGGGGTCGTTTTAATGGCTAGTGACTATGATTATACAATTAGACCGAAAGCGGGCACGAAGCTTACAGTAAAATTAAGTGAAGTGACATTGCCAATTGTGAAATAA
- a CDS encoding sensor histidine kinase, with protein MNKLGKKLFLSISLTVILIFTISLLLINYLLPKYNIYKTRESLEGITAQIQSIPREQLDEAITSIENEGNVTIAYTSIKDSEDHINDELRMQLTKKRVALNKIWITKEEIMKVKKFGHSNKIYDQEKIKSSFFVKYMAKDDMLILVGVSIAHSNEIIKTLNSFYLFILVITIFLIIVLVWILSKTITTPLKELSDVAEDISRLQFKKTKVKTNDEIGDLATSINIMSEKLQEAHQDLTDRNEHLKRFMGDVTHELKTPIALVKAYSMGIKDGLDDGTYIDTIIKQSDHISNLIEELLRFSKLERDVLQKEEFSIKSLVQSILDKHKIELESKEINLQVNYNVGDAIVYADVNKMRMVFQNLISNAIKYTSNQNIKITLEDRNESVYFQIQNGMNAEHMKDIDKIWEPFYVLESSRSKDRSGTGLGLAIVKSIVERHGFDYGVVTIGGEIRFYIHMKND; from the coding sequence GTGAATAAGCTTGGAAAAAAGCTATTTCTTAGTATATCTTTAACCGTTATTCTTATATTTACGATCTCTTTATTATTAATTAACTATCTTTTACCGAAATATAATATTTACAAAACACGAGAAAGCTTAGAAGGTATTACAGCGCAAATTCAGTCCATACCGAGAGAACAATTGGATGAAGCAATTACGAGCATTGAAAATGAGGGGAATGTTACGATTGCGTATACATCCATAAAAGACTCAGAAGATCATATTAATGATGAGTTACGTATGCAACTTACAAAAAAGAGAGTTGCCCTTAATAAAATTTGGATTACAAAAGAAGAAATAATGAAAGTAAAGAAATTCGGACATTCGAATAAAATATATGATCAAGAGAAAATCAAATCTAGTTTTTTTGTGAAATACATGGCGAAGGATGATATGTTGATTTTAGTAGGAGTTTCTATCGCACATTCAAATGAAATAATAAAAACGTTAAACTCATTTTATTTATTCATTTTAGTTATTACGATTTTTCTCATTATCGTACTTGTATGGATATTGTCAAAAACAATTACGACACCGCTGAAAGAATTAAGTGATGTCGCAGAAGATATTTCACGTTTACAGTTTAAAAAGACAAAAGTGAAAACGAATGATGAAATAGGAGACTTAGCTACTAGTATTAATATCATGAGTGAAAAACTACAGGAAGCGCATCAAGATTTAACAGATCGTAATGAACATTTAAAACGATTTATGGGTGATGTGACCCATGAATTAAAAACTCCAATCGCGTTAGTGAAAGCATATTCTATGGGAATAAAAGATGGTCTAGATGATGGTACATACATAGATACAATCATTAAACAATCGGATCACATATCAAACTTAATTGAAGAGTTATTACGATTTTCTAAACTAGAAAGAGATGTGTTACAAAAAGAAGAATTTTCTATTAAATCACTAGTCCAAAGTATATTAGATAAGCATAAGATTGAACTGGAGTCGAAAGAAATTAATTTGCAAGTGAACTATAATGTTGGCGATGCAATTGTTTATGCAGATGTAAATAAAATGAGAATGGTGTTCCAAAATTTAATTTCTAATGCGATAAAATATACATCAAATCAAAATATAAAAATTACATTAGAAGATCGAAATGAGAGTGTATATTTTCAAATTCAAAATGGTATGAATGCTGAACATATGAAAGATATCGATAAAATTTGGGAACCTTTTTACGTCTTAGAATCTTCTCGTAGTAAAGATCGTTCAGGTACAGGACTAGGCTTAGCGATCGTGAAAAGTATTGTAGAAAGACATGGTTTTGACTATGGCGTAGTTACTATAGGGGGAGAAATACGATTTTATATTCATATGAAGAATGACTAA
- a CDS encoding GNAT family N-acetyltransferase, whose amino-acid sequence MKDIHIQQIEDLMIYESDYLVQESKDEGFYFLIKLISEYENKINTFNKTGECLYGIFQGEKLIGIGGLNADPYTENNKIGRLRRFYIAKDYRRIGLGKLLLNKLLSHAEKYFKVVVLHTDTKQGDVFYTANGFVKREVYKRSSHYKVL is encoded by the coding sequence TTGAAAGATATACATATTCAACAAATTGAAGATTTAATGATATACGAATCCGATTATCTTGTTCAGGAAAGCAAAGATGAAGGGTTTTATTTCCTAATAAAACTAATAAGTGAATATGAAAATAAAATAAACACATTTAATAAAACAGGAGAATGTCTATATGGTATTTTTCAAGGGGAAAAGTTAATTGGAATAGGTGGGCTAAATGCGGATCCGTATACAGAAAATAATAAGATTGGCCGATTAAGGAGATTTTATATTGCGAAGGACTATCGTCGTATAGGACTAGGGAAGTTGTTATTAAACAAACTATTATCTCATGCAGAAAAGTATTTTAAAGTGGTGGTTTTACATACAGATACGAAACAAGGTGATGTATTTTATACTGCAAATGGATTTGTGAAGAGAGAAGTATATAAAAGATCTAGTCACTATAAAGTATTATAG
- a CDS encoding alpha/beta hydrolase — translation MLKDNFNISNIPAVLWGDRSEKVFIAVHGNMSNKEDTVIQKLAEEANQKGYQVLSFDLPEHGERTNDNTPCKVQVCVSELSIIMNYAKEHWKQVSVFACSIGAYFSLLAYQNDVIEKALFLSPVVNMERIIENMMKWFNVTPELLQKEMTIETPIGQKLYWDYLCYVKEHPINTWNIDTYIMYGAKDELCEFEIINDFTKKHRCALEVMETGEHYFHTEEQLKIFELWLHKIID, via the coding sequence ATGCTTAAAGATAATTTTAATATTAGTAATATTCCCGCGGTTTTGTGGGGAGATAGAAGTGAAAAAGTTTTTATTGCAGTACATGGAAATATGTCAAATAAGGAGGATACAGTTATTCAAAAATTAGCTGAAGAAGCTAATCAAAAAGGTTATCAAGTATTAAGTTTTGATTTACCTGAGCATGGAGAAAGAACAAATGATAATACACCTTGCAAAGTACAGGTTTGTGTTAGTGAATTATCTATAATTATGAATTACGCAAAAGAACATTGGAAACAAGTAAGTGTGTTTGCATGTAGTATTGGAGCTTATTTTAGTCTTTTAGCCTATCAAAATGATGTGATAGAAAAGGCATTATTTTTATCACCAGTAGTTAATATGGAACGAATTATTGAAAATATGATGAAATGGTTTAATGTAACACCGGAGCTTTTGCAAAAAGAAATGACTATAGAGACACCAATTGGCCAAAAGTTATATTGGGATTATTTATGCTATGTAAAAGAACATCCTATTAATACATGGAATATAGATACATATATTATGTATGGAGCCAAGGATGAACTGTGTGAATTTGAAATTATTAACGATTTTACAAAAAAACATCGTTGTGCATTAGAAGTCATGGAGACAGGTGAACATTATTTTCATACTGAAGAACAGTTAAAGATATTTGAACTGTGGTTACACAAGATTATAGATTAA
- a CDS encoding 5'-methylthioadenosine/adenosylhomocysteine nucleosidase, translating into MNRIGIIGAMQIEIDLLLEKLIMQEEQIIAGMPFYVGEFMGTEVIVTRCGVGKVNAAACTQTLIHKFDVDAIINTGVAGGLHPDVKVGDIVISTNVTHHDVSKTQMKNLFPFQEEFIASKELVELARKACNSSSLHMEIHEGRIVSGECFVEDSKLKAKLIDEYAPHCTEMEGAAIGHVAYINEVPFLVIRCISDSADDEAQISYDDFAKTAANYCSEIIVEMLKTISSKTYSSKGENEMLQALIFDMDGTLFQTDKILELSLDDTFDHLRSLQLWDTVTPIDKYREIMGVPLPKVWEALLPDHSLEIREQTDAYFLERLIENIKSGKGALYPNVKEIFTYIKENNCSIYIASNGLTEYLRAIVSYYDLDQWVTETFSIEQINSLNKSDLVKSILNKYDIKEAAVVGDRLSDINAAKDNGLIAIGCNFDFAQEDELAQADIVIDDLLELKGILSTVQRL; encoded by the coding sequence ATGAACAGAATCGGCATTATCGGAGCGATGCAAATTGAAATAGACTTACTTTTAGAAAAATTAATTATGCAAGAAGAACAAATAATTGCAGGGATGCCTTTTTATGTTGGAGAATTCATGGGAACTGAAGTAATTGTTACAAGATGTGGTGTAGGGAAAGTAAATGCAGCCGCATGTACGCAAACATTAATTCATAAATTTGATGTAGATGCTATCATCAATACAGGTGTTGCTGGAGGGTTACACCCGGATGTAAAAGTTGGTGATATCGTTATTTCAACGAATGTTACCCATCATGATGTAAGTAAGACTCAAATGAAAAACCTATTCCCGTTTCAAGAAGAATTTATCGCAAGTAAGGAATTAGTAGAGCTAGCGCGTAAAGCATGTAATAGTAGTTCTTTACATATGGAAATTCATGAAGGAAGAATTGTAAGCGGTGAATGTTTTGTTGAAGATTCAAAACTAAAAGCGAAATTAATAGATGAATATGCACCGCATTGTACAGAAATGGAAGGTGCAGCAATTGGACATGTTGCCTACATAAATGAAGTACCGTTTCTCGTAATACGATGTATTTCTGACAGTGCAGACGATGAAGCACAAATTTCTTATGATGACTTCGCGAAAACGGCCGCAAACTATTGTTCAGAAATTATCGTTGAGATGTTGAAAACTATATCGAGTAAAACTTATAGTTCAAAAGGAGAGAATGAAATGTTACAAGCATTAATTTTTGATATGGACGGGACGTTATTTCAAACAGATAAAATTTTAGAGTTATCGTTAGATGATACATTTGATCACTTAAGATCACTTCAATTATGGGATACGGTAACACCTATTGATAAGTACCGTGAAATTATGGGCGTGCCGTTACCGAAAGTTTGGGAAGCTTTATTACCGGATCATTCTCTTGAAATAAGAGAACAAACAGATGCATATTTTTTAGAAAGATTAATTGAAAACATTAAGAGCGGAAAAGGTGCTTTATATCCGAACGTAAAAGAAATTTTTACATATATAAAAGAAAATAATTGCTCAATATATATTGCAAGTAATGGTTTAACTGAATATTTACGAGCAATTGTATCTTATTATGATTTAGACCAATGGGTTACTGAAACGTTTAGTATTGAACAAATAAACTCACTTAATAAAAGCGACTTAGTAAAAAGTATTTTGAACAAATATGATATAAAAGAAGCAGCTGTAGTCGGGGATCGTTTATCTGATATAAACGCAGCTAAAGATAATGGCTTGATTGCGATTGGATGTAATTTTGATTTTGCACAAGAAGATGAACTTGCCCAAGCTGATATAGTAATAGATGATTTACTGGAGCTGAAGGGGATATTGTCTACTGTGCAGAGATTATAA
- a CDS encoding phosphotransferase — translation MIESLSNEKANMILQELQVECESLFEFKIKEVIPIHRGWLNLKWKLETDVGNFVLKQYNKERYKLYDPLTLLQALHQQQRLHNNGISCPKLLTYKNNVMHTSKNNERFVVLEYKEGNLISPGKVNKKEIYSLGKTIGHMHNLLNDGSLIEGETPKFVPPTIEERVKHWEEKRREAEQLGKEHILPYIKLQQEATQLVNVNQFYNSKKGWVHRDLWVDNLLFHNDKVSAILDFDRLDYDYVELDIGRAVISCALHDGGLNKSLVASFLEGYRNELDFPVGNIVRAIQMLWYMESTWWIHANMDQHSVPPSRFADEMNWIAKNYSALHSILADL, via the coding sequence ATGATAGAGTCGTTATCTAATGAAAAAGCTAATATGATATTACAAGAGCTGCAAGTAGAGTGCGAATCTTTATTTGAATTTAAAATAAAAGAAGTAATTCCAATTCATCGTGGTTGGTTAAACTTGAAGTGGAAACTCGAAACGGATGTAGGGAACTTTGTATTAAAGCAATATAATAAAGAACGATATAAGTTATATGACCCATTGACGTTATTGCAAGCATTACACCAACAGCAAAGGCTGCATAATAATGGTATAAGTTGCCCAAAGCTTCTAACTTATAAAAATAATGTAATGCATACATCAAAAAATAATGAAAGATTTGTAGTTTTAGAATATAAAGAAGGTAATCTAATTTCACCTGGAAAAGTGAATAAAAAGGAAATCTACTCTCTTGGTAAGACGATAGGTCATATGCATAATCTGTTAAATGATGGCTCTTTAATAGAAGGAGAAACCCCTAAATTTGTTCCGCCTACTATAGAGGAAAGGGTGAAACATTGGGAAGAGAAAAGGAGAGAAGCCGAGCAACTAGGAAAAGAGCACATTCTTCCTTATATAAAATTACAACAAGAAGCAACACAATTGGTAAATGTAAATCAATTTTATAATAGTAAAAAGGGATGGGTGCACCGCGATCTATGGGTAGATAATCTCTTATTCCATAACGATAAAGTCTCAGCAATTCTAGATTTTGATCGTCTGGATTATGATTATGTAGAATTAGATATTGGGCGTGCGGTTATATCTTGTGCCTTACATGATGGGGGTTTAAATAAGAGTCTTGTTGCATCATTTTTAGAAGGGTACCGCAATGAATTAGACTTTCCAGTAGGGAATATTGTTCGGGCAATTCAAATGCTTTGGTATATGGAGAGTACATGGTGGATTCATGCCAATATGGATCAGCATAGTGTACCACCTTCACGTTTCGCGGATGAAATGAATTGGATAGCTAAAAATTACAGTGCATTACATAGTATATTGGCAGATTTATAA
- a CDS encoding WecB/TagA/CpsF family glycosyltransferase, with translation MDHQLIKGIPFATLEYAKAISLLKGWLHEKQEKPRFVVTANPEIVMSAKENTAKSKQFKKILLSADLITADGIGVIIGSKILKGTLKERVTGADITHDLIKHCNENGCRVFLFGAAPESNKKALEKLNEQFPGAQFKGQHGFVNGEEIEEVKMKIKQFKPDLLLVGLGSPKQEEFIYENLQTLNIPLSIGIGGMIDIISGTVKRAPKIMRDTGTEWLYRLLSQPKRIKRQLVLPKFLISVMVERMKGTSS, from the coding sequence GTGGATCACCAACTTATAAAGGGAATACCTTTTGCAACTTTAGAATATGCAAAAGCTATAAGTTTATTAAAAGGTTGGCTACATGAAAAACAAGAAAAACCAAGATTTGTAGTAACTGCAAATCCTGAAATTGTTATGTCTGCAAAGGAAAACACGGCTAAATCAAAACAATTTAAAAAGATATTACTTTCTGCAGATTTAATAACAGCGGATGGAATTGGCGTCATAATTGGTTCGAAAATATTAAAAGGAACGCTGAAAGAACGCGTCACTGGGGCAGATATCACTCACGATTTAATAAAACATTGTAATGAAAATGGATGTCGGGTCTTTCTTTTTGGAGCTGCTCCAGAAAGTAATAAAAAGGCATTAGAAAAATTAAATGAGCAGTTCCCAGGAGCACAGTTTAAAGGGCAGCATGGATTTGTAAATGGTGAAGAAATAGAAGAAGTAAAAATGAAAATTAAGCAATTCAAGCCGGACTTACTGCTAGTAGGACTAGGCTCACCCAAACAAGAAGAATTCATTTATGAAAATCTACAAACATTAAACATTCCGCTATCTATAGGTATCGGAGGTATGATCGATATAATTTCTGGTACTGTAAAAAGAGCACCGAAAATTATGAGGGATACAGGAACTGAATGGTTATATAGATTACTCTCACAGCCGAAAAGAATAAAGAGACAACTCGTACTTCCGAAATTTTTAATTTCAGTTATGGTAGAGAGGATGAAAGGAACATCAAGTTAA